The Mauremys mutica isolate MM-2020 ecotype Southern chromosome 1, ASM2049712v1, whole genome shotgun sequence genome has a segment encoding these proteins:
- the LOC123352227 gene encoding UPF0545 protein C22orf39 homolog produces MADRGMWRPPRTCEDYWSEWKHSKGIRNLFHNYYTYGEAPSCEQWKIDYGNCRKWGKKAVEPAPIQHVDV; encoded by the coding sequence ATGGCTGACCGTGGCATGTGGAGGCCTCCACGAACATGTGAGGATTATTGGTCTGAATGGAAACACAGTAAGGGCATCCGTAATTTATTCCATAACTATTATACGTATGGGGAAGCACCCTCCTGTGAACAGTGGAAAATAGACTATGGCAATTGCagaaagtgggggaaaaaagcagtGGAACCTGCACCAATTCAGCATGTAGATGTCTAG